The sequence CAAAATATTTTTTCCCTCTGTAACGAAACATTCGTTTTTGGGATATATAAGCAGAATCAATTAAAAGGAGGCGAGGTAGTGGGTGCCCGCATTGAAGAAATATACAAAGAATACGCCCAAAGCGTGTACAAATGGAGGTCGAACAGCATTTAAAGGAATGTGACGATTGCCGCTCGGACTATGAAAAGATGAAATCTCCTGTCAATATACCGCTGCCGCCAACGACGGATAAAGAGGTAGACTTTTTGAAGAAAGTTAGGCGCAAGGCCTGGTGTATCGCTGCCTGTCTCTTTGTCATCGGGATATTGATTGGCATTGCCGGCATTTACATTGGGGAAACCGATGACGCACCCGGCGCTGCGCTAATTGGTATCCTGGTGATGATAGGATTAGTGGTGTTTGGCGTAAGAGCTGCTTGGCGCAGACGTTGATGGCAAAGTAAAATTTGTCTTGACAATTGATATCACTATATTTAATATAATAGATGAGAATTGAATATAAGAATGAATAGGGCTAGGGAAGCAGGGTGAAAATCCCTCACGGTCCCGCCGCTGTAAAGGAAGAGTCTTTTCTAAATGTCACTGGGAAACTGGGAAGACAGAAAAGATGATGAATCTTAAGTCAGAAAACCTACCTATTTATTAGCAGAAATAACTCTACGGTGGATGGAGAAAGCTGATTATTATTTTAGAAGAATTTTTGCTTTATTGAATTTTATATAATAAAGATTATTTAATAAGCTTATAAGAACTTCATTAGCCATGATTATTGCTTTAATGAAGTTCTTATTTTTTTATAAAAAGAGAGGATGAAAAAGGTGAAGTTCTATAAAAGGATATTGTTGCCATTAGTTGTGATTATGTTGATATTTAGCGTTTCGGGGTGTACTAAAACTACTGAGACAGGCGGGTTGAGCAATACTCAAGACCTTCCCATAACTGTAGAGGGAAATAATTATCCGTTAAAGATAAAGGATTTTCTCAAGAAAGAAACTATCTTAGAAAAGAAACCGGAAAAGGTAGCTGTTTTATCAGGCACCCCCTTAAATATATGGTACGATTTGGGGGGAAAATCCATATGTACGTCTAATATAACAGATAATTTAAAATTGATATCCGAATATAAGAAGGAAATAAACGATCTTCCACAGATAGGGCCTGTATATTCCATAGATATGGAATCCGTAGTATCCCTTAAACCGGATTTAATTATAGCTCAGGCCGGCACTCAAGGGACACAGGCGGATAAATTAAGGGATATTGGGTTTAAGGTGATTACTACTAATATAAGAAGCTATGATGATGTAATAGCAACTTATAATGCCTTCGGCAAGATACTGGGAAATGAAAAATCAGCTGAAGCAAAGATAGAAGCTCTAAAGAATAAGAAAGAAGAAATAGTATCTAAACTGCCCAAAGACAATAAATCCGTGGTCATATTATATATAACAGCCAAAACTATTGCTGTTAAGTTGGACAATAGTATAGCAGGAGATGTAGCTAAAATTTTAAAACTTGACAATATTGCATCCGATTTGCCTCCCGATACTATAGGCTCGGAAACTACTCCGTTGGATGTGGAATACATAGTGAAAAAGAATCCTGATTATGTTCTGGTTACAAGTATGATATCTGATGACGAAGAGGCCAAAAAGACTATGGAAGAGGAATTTAAGAGTAACCCCGTATGGAAGGGAGTAAAAGCCGTTCAAGAGGGACGAGTTATTTATCTTCCCCAACAGTATTTCTTATATAATGCAGGTCCTTATTATAGTGAAGCAATAGAATATATGGCAAAGAGTATATATCCGGAAATATATGGAGAGGTGACTCATCAGGATGGAAAATGATATTTCTCTCAGGGACAAAAAGGGATTTAAAATAACTGTTATTGCTATCTTAGCGATGCTCTTCTTTATATCTTTTATATTAGGGCTTACAAAAGGAACTCTTGAGGTAGAGGTGAAGCGGATATTTGAAGTTATTTCTAAGGATGACGGAAGTCCAGAGAGAATGGTAATTTGGAATATCAGGCTTCCAAGAATGATATTGGCAGCTTTGGTAGGAATAAATCTTGCTCTGTCAGGTGCTATTTTACAAGGGGTAATGAAGAATCCCTTAGCTGATCCCAGCATAATCGGTATAAGCAGCGGAGCAGGACTATTTGGAATTATTGTATTGGTCGTTTTTCCCCAGTATATAAAAATGGTGACTATTGCAGCTTTTATGGGAGCCATGTTGGCTGCCTCCATAATATATCTTTTATCCTGGAAAGGCGGCATAAAAACTATAAGGGTAGTATTAGCAGGAGTAGCTGTATCGTCTCTTTTTGCCGCAGGGATTTCAGGAATATTGGTCTTTTATAGTGATCGGGTCCATGGAGCATTGAATTTTATGAATGGAAGTTTATCATCAAGAAGCTGGCCGGAAGTTTGGACTATTTTACCTTACACTATAATTGGTTTTGTTTTAGCAAATATATTTGCGGACAAACTTAATATTTTGATATTGGGGGACGATGTTGCACGGGGTATTGGCTTAAATGTTGAAGCAACAAGATTTGGATTTACGGCTTTAGCCGCTTTTCTTGCGGCAAGTGCAGTAAGTGTTGTGGGACTTTTAGGATTTGTAGGGCTTATAGTGCCTCACAGTATAAGGTTAGTTATTGGGAACGATTATAGATACATGTTTCCTGCAACTGCTTTATTTGGCTCTGTACTCCTAATGCTAAGCGATACTTTTGCAAGAACTGTTTTAAGCCCCATGGAGATACCGGTAGGAATTGTAATGGCGGTACTGGGAGTTCCTTTCTTTTTATTCTTGCTAAGAAGGGAGTAAAAGGCTAAAGATGAATAAGAATATTATATTATCAATTGAGGGTTTAAGCGTAAGCTATAAAAATAAAGATGTTTTAACGGATATAAATTTACAGATAGAAAAAGGGAAGGTCTATTCTATTATTGGTCCAAATGGCTGTGGAAAGACTACTTTAATACGGACCATTAACAGAAGTATAAAACCTAAAAAGGGAAAGATTTTTTTAAATGGAGAGAATATATTCAAAATGAAAAACAAAGATGTAGCTAAAAAGATAGCCATATTAAATCAAAATAATAATACGATGAACGATGTAACTGTAAAAAGATTAGTTCAATATGGGCGATATGCTTATAAAAATTGGTGGGAGACCGTTGACGGAAAAGATAGTGAAATAGTTCAATGGGCAATGGAGAAGACGGGAGTGATAAAGCTTCAGAACAGAAGAATTAATACCCTTTCAGGAGGAGAAATGCAAAGGGTGTGGATTGCTATGTCTGTTGCACAAAAGCCGGAGATACTTCTGCTGGATGAACCTACTACTTATCTTGATATATGTAACCAATTAGAGATAATGGATCTCATAACGAAGCTAAATAAGGAAGAAGAAATAACTATAGTCATGGTACTCCATGATATAAATCATGCGGTCAGATATTCAAACGAACTCATTATAATTGACGATCACCAATATACGCAAAAGGAGATCCCTGGATTATATTAAAAAGCGGAGCAATTGAAGAAGTCTTTAAAGTTAAAGCCGAAATAACAATGGATGAAGATACGAAAAAACCGAGATTTTATGCGAAAGAATGCATTTAGAAAGTATAGGGAGGTCCTATGGTGAAGATTACTTTTATAACTGTATCAACCCCTGGAATTAAATCCTTAATTGAAGCAGGGAAGGAGATAAACCGACAATATCCTAATATTCTTGATTTAAATCTTTATTACGGAAAAGAAGAGATGAATGATGAAAAATCCAAAAAAATGGCAGAAGATATTAAAAACAGCCATTTGGTTTTTGTAGATTTAATGGGAAGCCCTTCAAGTATAGCGAAAAGCGTATATATAGGTCTTGAAAGCTGCAATGGGAATATAGTTCCTTACGGAAGTTCCGCAAGAGAGTATATGCGTCTCGGAAGTTTTACTATGAAGGGCATGACAGACGGGAAAAACAAAAAGAAAATGAATATGGCTGCCATTGAAAAGATGAAGAGTACGGCGGAAACGCTCGGCAAAATAATGCCGGGCAAGATGAGGGATATGAAAAATTATTTTAGTATACTGAAATATTTTAAGGTAGCGGATAAGTCAAATATTCTCAATATGCTTTACCTCATGTTGAGGGATTATGGAAATATAAATGAAATACCGAGACTGCTGGAACCGAGGGAAGTAGAAGAAGTTGGTATATGTAATCCTGAGACTATGAGATTTTATAAAAATTATGAAGAGTATGAAAAGGACTTTCCCTTTGATATTAAAAAACCCACAGTAGCGATTCTTTTCTACGGCCATAAATATCCTGTAGATACATCGTCCTGTGTCGGAGAAATCAAAAAAAGAATTGAGAAATTTGCAAATGTCATTCCTATTGCAATTTCAGGAGCATTTACAAAGAATGAAAAGAAGATTAAAGATGTGATATTAAAATCCACCAAAACATCTGTGGATATAATACTGAACTTCATGTCCTTCAGGCTTGGAGCAGGTCCCATGGGCGGAGAACCTCAAGCAGGTATAGATCTGCTAAAAAAAGCAGATGTCCCGTATTTTCATCCTTATTTTATGTCAAGAAGAAGGATTAAGGAATGGGAAGAATCAATACAGGGCTGCAGCACATCAGAAATGATGATTTCCGTTATGCTGCCGGAATTAGACGGATGTATCGAAACATATCCTGTCGGGGCTATGACAGAGCCAAGATATGACATGGAATTTGATATTAGAACCGATGAACTTGTGATAATAGAAGAAAGAGTAGACAAATTGATATCCAGAATCAGGTCATATATCAATCTTAGAAAAAAAGAAAATAAAGATAAAAGGATAGCTATTATATGCTATAATTATCCTCCTGGAGAAAGTAATATATTCGGAGGAGCATTTTTAGATACATTTTCATCTGTTGAAAATATATTGAAAAATCTAAAAGATAAAGGTTATAAAGTAAATCCTCTCACTAAAGAAGAACTCATGGGGATATTTACTGCCGGGGGTATAGTTAATTCAGGGAAATACAGTGATAGTTGGGAAAAAATGATTAAATATCCGGATAAAAAATATAGAGAAGAATTAAAGAAAAGTTCTGATTATGAAGACATAATAAAGGAATGGGGACCGTCACCCGGCAGTATAATGGTCAACGATAATAATGAGTTTTTGATTCCCGGGATAATTGAAGGGAATATATTTATAGGATTGCAGCCCACGAGAGGAGTACATGAAGAAATTGAAAAAGTATATCATGATAAAACCTTGCCTCCCCATCATCAGTATTCGGGTTTCTATAAATGGATTAAAGACGAATTCAAAGCAGATGCAATCATTCATGTGGGAACCCACGGCACCTTGGAATTTTTAAAAGGAAAGGAATGCGGTATGAGCGGAAATTGTTATCCGGACAAGCTTCTATCGGATATTCCTCATATATATTTATATTATTGCGGTAATCCCTCTGAGTCGACCATTGCTAAAAGAAGATCCTATGCAAATATAATAAGTTATCAGCCGCCGGTATTTGTACAAGGGGAACTTTACGGAGAATTTGCGGGATTAATATCAATGATAGACAATTATCATCAGTCTTTATCATTAGCTCCCCAAAGCAGCGATGATATATTATCAAGTATATGGGAGCTGGCTGAAAAACTTAATATGCCGAAGAACCTCGATAATATAGAAGGAGAATTATACAGAATGAAGAAAAGCCTCATACCGAAGGGACTCCATATATTCGGGAAAGGGTATACCCCTGAAGAAGCGAGGGAATATGCAAAAGGTCTGCTGAGGTACAACAGAAACGGCATTTTAAGCATCAGGGAATTAATTACAAGAGCTAACGGATGTAGTTTAGATGCTCTCTTAGATAATGATCAGTATGAGACTATAAGAGAGA is a genomic window of Acidilutibacter cellobiosedens containing:
- a CDS encoding anti-sigma factor, translating into MEVEQHLKECDDCRSDYEKMKSPVNIPLPPTTDKEVDFLKKVRRKAWCIAACLFVIGILIGIAGIYIGETDDAPGAALIGILVMIGLVVFGVRAAWRRR
- a CDS encoding FecCD family ABC transporter permease; amino-acid sequence: MENDISLRDKKGFKITVIAILAMLFFISFILGLTKGTLEVEVKRIFEVISKDDGSPERMVIWNIRLPRMILAALVGINLALSGAILQGVMKNPLADPSIIGISSGAGLFGIIVLVVFPQYIKMVTIAAFMGAMLAASIIYLLSWKGGIKTIRVVLAGVAVSSLFAAGISGILVFYSDRVHGALNFMNGSLSSRSWPEVWTILPYTIIGFVLANIFADKLNILILGDDVARGIGLNVEATRFGFTALAAFLAASAVSVVGLLGFVGLIVPHSIRLVIGNDYRYMFPATALFGSVLLMLSDTFARTVLSPMEIPVGIVMAVLGVPFFLFLLRRE
- a CDS encoding ABC transporter substrate-binding protein; this encodes MPLVVIMLIFSVSGCTKTTETGGLSNTQDLPITVEGNNYPLKIKDFLKKETILEKKPEKVAVLSGTPLNIWYDLGGKSICTSNITDNLKLISEYKKEINDLPQIGPVYSIDMESVVSLKPDLIIAQAGTQGTQADKLRDIGFKVITTNIRSYDDVIATYNAFGKILGNEKSAEAKIEALKNKKEEIVSKLPKDNKSVVILYITAKTIAVKLDNSIAGDVAKILKLDNIASDLPPDTIGSETTPLDVEYIVKKNPDYVLVTSMISDDEEAKKTMEEEFKSNPVWKGVKAVQEGRVIYLPQQYFLYNAGPYYSEAIEYMAKSIYPEIYGEVTHQDGK
- a CDS encoding ABC transporter ATP-binding protein yields the protein MNKNIILSIEGLSVSYKNKDVLTDINLQIEKGKVYSIIGPNGCGKTTLIRTINRSIKPKKGKIFLNGENIFKMKNKDVAKKIAILNQNNNTMNDVTVKRLVQYGRYAYKNWWETVDGKDSEIVQWAMEKTGVIKLQNRRINTLSGGEMQRVWIAMSVAQKPEILLLDEPTTYLDICNQLEIMDLITKLNKEEEITIVMVLHDINHAVRYSNELIIIDDHQYTQKEIPGLY
- the bchH gene encoding magnesium chelatase subunit H encodes the protein MKITFITVSTPGIKSLIEAGKEINRQYPNILDLNLYYGKEEMNDEKSKKMAEDIKNSHLVFVDLMGSPSSIAKSVYIGLESCNGNIVPYGSSAREYMRLGSFTMKGMTDGKNKKKMNMAAIEKMKSTAETLGKIMPGKMRDMKNYFSILKYFKVADKSNILNMLYLMLRDYGNINEIPRLLEPREVEEVGICNPETMRFYKNYEEYEKDFPFDIKKPTVAILFYGHKYPVDTSSCVGEIKKRIEKFANVIPIAISGAFTKNEKKIKDVILKSTKTSVDIILNFMSFRLGAGPMGGEPQAGIDLLKKADVPYFHPYFMSRRRIKEWEESIQGCSTSEMMISVMLPELDGCIETYPVGAMTEPRYDMEFDIRTDELVIIEERVDKLISRIRSYINLRKKENKDKRIAIICYNYPPGESNIFGGAFLDTFSSVENILKNLKDKGYKVNPLTKEELMGIFTAGGIVNSGKYSDSWEKMIKYPDKKYREELKKSSDYEDIIKEWGPSPGSIMVNDNNEFLIPGIIEGNIFIGLQPTRGVHEEIEKVYHDKTLPPHHQYSGFYKWIKDEFKADAIIHVGTHGTLEFLKGKECGMSGNCYPDKLLSDIPHIYLYYCGNPSESTIAKRRSYANIISYQPPVFVQGELYGEFAGLISMIDNYHQSLSLAPQSSDDILSSIWELAEKLNMPKNLDNIEGELYRMKKSLIPKGLHIFGKGYTPEEAREYAKGLLRYNRNGILSIRELITRANGCSLDALLDNDQYETIREIDEEAEKIIDYYFENRKLKKSKYINENNKDEFIKSLEYGCTIIESSQKNYEMEGLMRVLEGKYNPAKLAGDIYRHPEILPSGYNLYQFDPRLIPTKIAYKRGEKICLNTLDAYKKEENSYPLSTAVVLWGLETSRTQGETFSQILAYLGVRVSESSNEWDPKYDIIPIEELERPRIDVTINICGFFRDMFPNLIVSLNEIFERLWKSDESDEENYFKRNSKRIYKKLLDKGYDEEEAKELAISRVFGPKEGSYGTGITKIIETKNWEKEEQLGKAYIDSLQHVYNGKVHGKRVEGLYEENLKTVEIISQIRSNHEYEITDLDHYYEYFGGLSKSVEMVKGQKAKMYITDTTGDRVLSESVEKSIERGIRTRVLNPKWIDGMLEHKYHGVQKIADRFENVLGLAATTNSVEEWIYEDMYDSYVDNEELRKRLIENNPFAYMDILEQMTEYYNRGYWKADKEKIDKIKELYLELEGNIEENL